The following nucleotide sequence is from Paenibacillus odorifer.
GTCAGATACGGTGTCTTCAAAATGTTTTTTAATTCTTGGTCTTAACTTTCTCGCTTTACCTACAAACAACAACTCATCTTGATCATTGTAGAACATAAAGATACCGCCGTAATCTCTCGGAATCAGGTGAAAATCAGTAAATCCGTAAATATTGCTTAACTGCGGGTTAATTTGTTTAGTAA
It contains:
- a CDS encoding nucleotide excision repair endonuclease produces the protein MINITIPKADVSITKQINPQLSNIYGFTDFHLIPRDYGGIFMFYNDQDELLFVGKARKLRPRIKKHFEDTVSDIKQHRDEVTRIDVCLIESPVHREIYETYIINELKSKYNVDKVMFR